A window of Drosophila gunungcola strain Sukarami chromosome 3L unlocalized genomic scaffold, Dgunungcola_SK_2 000009F, whole genome shotgun sequence genomic DNA:
GCGGCCCATCTTTGATTCCCATCAGGTCCCCAATAAAACTCGATTCTATTGCCATTGCCGGCCGGAATCCGTTtccaaattgcatttaaatagaGTTCTTCTGGAATAACCGGCGCATACATTATGCCCAAAATGAGTCGAGTTGAGCTAACCCGAAGTCTCGATCGAAATGAGCGCGGAATATTGATGGGCCAAGCGTGAGTGGCGAATAGGTGTTAAGCGCAATCATAGATTCAGAGTTATTATGAAAGACAGTTCCCAGTTATGACTTGAGTGGTTCGATGACCTGCCCGCTACTGTGATTTTCGTCTGAGACGTTCATAGTGATTAAACCATTAATCATTCCTGCAACGACGCCTCCTACATTTTAATTGGGTCTCCGCAAGACCTTAACCCCGAAATCGAATGAAGTCGGTCTCAGTTCTGTGGGTTAGCGAATCCGCAGAGCAAAGCGGCGATCTGCAATCGAAACAACGAGTTTCACCCCGAACACAATCGGAATGCAAATGATGGCCTCAAGCGGCAAGCACTGTTGGCAAAGGAAGGGCGTTAAGCTAGTAGATTTGAAGTCGCTCTGGGTCTATGAGCTGCATATCTGAAGACTTATCGCGCCAATTTCGACTGTCCCCGGTTCAATGGCCTGGCGAAAAGTTTCTCCCTGCACGAGACCTAAgtgaattgaaatttaaagttttcgcAAATGCCGCGGGCCCGGGATTGTTCAACTATGAAAATCCacttataaaaattatgttaattgcgATGAGCAGCGGGACAGCGGGAGAGGGAAATGAATTCTTATTAAATCAAGCTGGCCCAGCCAAAGGACTGGTGCCGGGAACAAAGGATGGGGCATAAGTAGCATAACTGACAGACAATCGGCAAACAAACAGATTGCCAAAAATAACAGACGACGACAGTGGGCATCGTTTTCCGACTGTGACTGTGAATCTTATGAAATACACCGCTTTGGGGAAGTGAGCTGACGGAGATTAAGGCTGCCAAATGCCTTCGACTCAGCTCAATATTTGCACTGCGGAGCATTTCCCAGCTGAGAGTTCATTTTCACagtccgcatccgcatccgcatccgcatctcCATCTCCGTCTTGCCAATCATTGGCTTGGCCCGACTCGGGCTCAGACATCATGAAGGGCTTGGCAAACAAGGGCGGAGCAAATTTCGTAATCAGTTTTTGCCAAAGTTCTTAATGCATTTAAAGTAATGTGATGTCCTTGCCTTACAAACTAGAGCCATCTCCCAGAGGTGAGGTCTCCTTGGTCCACAGATAAAATGCGCATAAAGAACTGCCTCGAATCGAAAGAATTTATTTAGTCTTGCACGCAAATTGTGGGCTTCTAAGTGCCGCCGGCAACGGTGACGGCAACGGCGACGAAGACGACGAACTTATTGCAATTGctacaatttttacataaatttacGCTATGACAACGCCCCTCCTGGCCCTTCTCCTAGTTCTAGTTGGCTCCCTCTGATATCTGCGCATTATGCAAGggccgttagcatttgcccaTTTTgatgagttttattttttttggctttctgTTTGAGCAATTTTTCGCCAGGTGGAAATCCACTTTCAATTGTTTGGGGATCTGCCTTTGGCATCCTGGAGGTTTACATATTGCTCATTTCGACGCCGGGGAGCGGTGGGCGTAACGGGGCAGGCTTGCCTCCTCTTATTGCCGCTGACTGTTGAAGTGTAAACATTTTCGCAGAAGGTGTAAATAAAATCTTGTAAAGCGATGCGAATGCCGCCGGCGTCTTCTCACTCACTTCTCCAGTTATCCCTGCGGAAGTCTGCTAAGCTGCTGCCGCTCCCTGATTGCTTGTTCCGTTCGCCATTGGGGAGGTCTGTGTGTCAACAGATTTTCGCAAATAAGCCGAACACTCGGAATATTGATGGGACTGGTTCCACCTACCCACCCGCCGATTCTAGCTGACTCTGAATTGATCCCAATGACAATGACCAGCAATTGGCCTAATGGCCCAGCCATCGATTTGGCCCgaaatgttgtttatttttacgagATTAGCATTAACGTGGTGCAGCTCGTTAAACGGGCTCGAAAATTGTCAGCGTACCGCAAACCGTGTATATGCTAAATTAATGCCAGCAACTTAATAACTTTCAATAGATGACCAACTCGATGGCACAGTGGGCTAACTGACCAATaaaagtagagaaaaaactttgttttggCCTTTAAGTTTAATCTTTTTAATGATCTTTCTGTGACCGAGTCTGAACAGTGATCTCCCTCAAATGCCATTAATATTACCGGGCCTATTTCTCTAACAATAATCCAAAATACCCATCTTCTCATTACATATTTTCAGAAATCGGCAGGAAGCCTTATCCTGTCCCCATCGTCGACCGTTCTACACTCTGGCTGCAGGGATGGGAGGCGGAGTGAGGGGAGGCGGAGTGAGGGGCTTCCTGTGTGGTGtctatttaattacaattgtCGCTGTCGCCGCAATCCGTGTCCTGTGCAACGGCAACTGCAATTAACGCACTCGGCCTTTGGGAGCTGCCTGCTGGACGCTGTTAACTGCAGGACGCAGTATGCAGGATGTTGCTGGCTGGGAGCGCAGTATCGGAGCCGACCATGCCTGGGTCCTTCCATGGCTTTATCTCCGCTGCGGGCGTGGCTGGGGGCGGAGGGCGGGTTGGCCGGTTTGGCTGGGCGATTATTTTACGCTcaattattgttaaatatttcacaaaatgcgaatatttattttaacatggCAAATTGGCCCGGTTGGAGCTGGTGTCATGTCCGTGTTTCGGTTTGCCGGCCGAGTGTCCTAATGAGATTGCAATTATTTGGCCATAAATTCGTATTACTCGGGCTTTAAAGTTCATGCACTCCGGTGTGGCACATTTTTACGTCGCAGTTGGTTGTTATGCTGCAGCAGTGCTGGAGAATTAACCCTTGTGAATTGACAGcgtttaatttgaaattatgtattaattaatttgcccACAGCACTGGacattataattaaatgtttaatttatggcTTCTAATGGGGCCGTTAGTCAAGAGAAGTGCAGGAATATCTGTATTATCGGAAAGTTCAGTCAAAGGGTATGTTTGGGTTTGTATGTGTGGCAGTCAAAACAAtagattataaataaaactgtaaGTAAGCCCATCTGAGTTTTGTACGATATCAGGAAGATATGTTGAATTTTATCAATCAAACTAGACGAATTGGAATAAACTCGTTACTTTGTTATTCATTAGTTTATTATCGAAATAAGATAGGGCAGAGTCCATATATACCGAATTTTGTAAAGCGATGGTTGTGTGTACATTTGCTCGGTTAATGTCTATCAACACATTGAAcacttttaaatcaaacaattaCCAGAAGTTATTACGAAACATAAGTCAAACTTAAACAGTACGGCAGTGAACGTAATGTTTATTTTCCGCAACAGATGACGCACTCGACTTATTGTGAGCCGCGCCGAAGAGTTtctggcgccatctgccggaGGCGTGATTATTTCTAAATTGGAGAACAGAGTTTcctgttattttttgttatgatTATTTAAGGATCTGATTTTAATGTGTACGAATCAATACATTATTTAATAAGAGCCTGTTTCCAATTCCAAAAAACGTACATGACATAAAAATAAGACTAAATCCTTTTTGGCAAGTCCCTCGCAGGGCAACTCTTCTTTCAGTCTACCAATTCAGAAAGTTTTTAGCCTTGCATGTAAGTAACTCATATGTTTACTTACAAATGTAGAAGAGCCTGTAAAAATACTTACAGTTTTCCATCAATTCGTTAGTACCTAAAAGAGTGCAAGACATAAATCTGAAGTATTGAAAGAAACGCAGATGAAGTTTGTTATAAGGCCTGTTAAACCTTTaagttctttttctatttctcATTAATGATGAACATTTGATTCCATAGTCTCACACATAATCCAATATTTAAATGGATAGTTGGGCGGTCTCTTTAAGCCCTCGCTGCCTACTTTTAGGCTGAACAGAACAGAGCTGCAGAGGCGTAGAAAGGGGGGGCTGGAGCTGAAGCTGATGCCCAGTCACAGCAAATATTGGACAACACTGGCTGGGAATATTGAAATACTTTCGGCGACGGCGACGGCTACTGGTTCCGCACTCCGTACTCCGGCATAGTTTTTGCCTTCGTGTTTGTCTCCTGGCCTCCTCTGCTGCCCGCCCAGTGTCAACTGGTGGTCCTCTCGGGGAACCCCCTTACTTTGTGGGCTCGGGCCGTGCCATTGTTTGTTTACCTTGTGTGCAAACTGCATTCCGGGGCTGCCTTCGGTCCGAGGGGCAGCGAATTTATTGCAATCACGCACAGGATTTGTCGCTTTGGTTTTGGCCGTCTCGCAGCtggtaaaaaataaagctCCGAGGACAGCGAGGGGGCGGCTGAGACCGCAGAGTTTTGCAACTAAAATGTCGAAAACGCAATGcgcattaaatttaaactaattgtTTGGCATTTGTAATGGTTGCCGCTGCGCCAAACGTTTTAATTGCGGCTGCAGCATCAGCAGTTGCTgcaacaacggcagcaacatcggtTGCAGCAAATTATTGGCAGGCTACAAGCGCAATGGCCGAAAAGAAATAGCTCggataaaaaatgtaaattaatttgggGTCTGGGACTGTTTTTGCGGCAATTAATTTGAACACGCGGCCCGCCTTTatttctggttctggttcagGTTCCGGTTTTGACTTTGCCATATGTGCGGTTATCCCCAGCCAATGGCTTTATTTGCCGAGTGCAGTTGTGCAACGTAAGGACTGTGTACTCTTTATCGAGGCCAGTGGCCTGGCCATCGTTTGCAGACTGTCTGCGCAGTGACGTCTATCCTGATATATTTTCCTGGACACGGCCGAACAATGTCTGATTAAGGTGCCGCCATTAGTTTTTCACTTTTCTTTTCCAGCGAGGACCAAGCGAGGACCAAGGCAACAGTTGAGCGACAGTAATGCCTTGGCGACCTTTTTGCGATTTCCCCCTCGGCCATCTCATGGTTGCTGCTGCACTAGAATATCTCGCTTGGTGTTTTCCCACAGACTTTATTGGCTTGACTACAGCATTACCCCTATCCCAGATTCTACCAGATTCTCCCAGAAGACATCTCCTCACTTGGGCTTCGGCTTGGCCCTGCCATACAGCTGCTCCGGCGTCGGGATGTCGCTCACAAAGAAGTTGGCCGGAATGAAGTGGAATATCTTCTTCAGCACGTCCAGCAGGATGTCCTCGATGGTCTGGGTGATGACCGTATACAGGGCGTCCGCCAGCATGCGCCAGTTGTCGTTGAAGAACTTGTTGGTGCTGTCCTCTGCTCCCGAAGACCGTTCGAAAGTCGGTGAGTGAGTGGTTAGGTGATTAGATGAGTCAGTGAGGATGGATCTGGAGCAGCTACTTACCCAGTTGCTTGTTGCCGTTGAACAGGTTGGAGAAGTAGGACTTGAGGCCATCCATCTTGAAGTCCACGTGCAGGCTGGTCACGTTGTAGAACGTGAAGCCGCCCTTGGAGTAGAGTCGCGTCTTCGTGTGCATCGTCACCGTCATGTTCTCCGCATCCAGGAACACCTGCCCCTTGCCGTTCAGCGGGATGAGCAGGATGCGGCCAAACAGACTGTAGTCGGACTGCAGCTTCATCTGGGGCAGCGTGAACGTGGTCTTCCAGCTGTAGTCCTTCTTGAACACCCTGAAAAATTCGGAAGGGAATGAGAAAGATGGGTGCCCCATGGGGACGGGCACTTCCACTTACTGGCTCTCCAAGACGTGCGTGTGCCCGAAGCCGACGATCTTCACGTTGGCCAGCTCCACCTTGAGGTTGATGGCGTTGCTGTTGCCCTGGGTGATCCGGATGCGGTTGAGATGGAAGGGATCGAAGCTCTTGATGCTGGTTAGCCCGGGAATGCCTGGGAATCGGACCAGATTGTCAGCAGGGAACCTCCCATCGCAGGACGCTACCCACCGTCGTTGAGTTTGTCGAACAGCTGCTGGATGCTGTGCGTGGAACAGTTGACAAAGTCCCTGTCGGCTATCCTACACTCTTTGATGTAATCTGCTGCGGTTCGGTTAGAATTTTGTTCAGTTCAGATCAGGTCATTTCAAATCGGTTTCGATCCAGAAATGGATTGGATTCGGATCGAGTGCGAGGGCGAGTGGACGCGAGTGCGAgtaaggcaaacaaaatgcaCACAGAGAATTCAGAGAAACAAATCCGGTTTAGTGGTGCAATATTTTAGGGCGGAATCCGGGCAGCCAGTTAGTCACATTGTTAGTCACACAGCCAAGACCGAGGAATATTAAAACTCTTTAGGGGTGTCTTAATGAAACAATGAGTGTCACCCCACCGTCCAAAGGTGGGTGAGATCTTTCGATCTCTGGGCAGGCGCACTTACGCGGCTCGGTCAGAAATCCATCGTCGCCTCGAACTACGCAAGTGGCCAATGCCACCAGCAGCACAATCCGCTCCAAGAGTGACGCCATCCTACTTGTCCGAATTTGGGGCCAGTATTCGGTACTGATCTATACTATACGACCAACGTCAATGAGCCGCAAATGAAAACTAAATGGAACCACTTGCGATTTTCATACTTCTGCGCGGCATTCGGTCGGCGGAAAAACTTGATTTGAGTGGCTTGCAAGAGTTTCGCAACACCATCGTCGGTTAGTTGGCCAATTGTGGGGCAGCCAAGAGAACAGTAGTCTGGCAGTTGCATGGCTGTGGCGCAGTTGGAGTCGCCAGTTCCATTTCGTCATCGATCAGCAGCATCGCAGCATCGGATCAGGTCGATGGCTGCGGTGGAAGACACGAGGAAAGTCTTCAATGAAAACCAATCACGCAAGTGTGGAGCTGTGCCGATGTTGACACTTGACTGCTGGAATGGCAGCCTACTACGTTGCAACACAACATGCACAAACGGTTCTATTGACTGCTTGGAGAGACCAACGTTAGCTTGACCGTTGCTCAGGTTGAAACTTCCAGAAAGGCTGAGGAACGGAAGGCCAACAAGTTCAAGGGAATTACTGTCCGTCAACTGGGGTCTTAGGTCCAAGGAAACAAGTCTGGCTCGGACGCGGTGAGGCTAAAATCCATATATCAGGATAGTTGTCACTGCACCCCCGTCTGGTCCACTTGAAAGCCTGGAAAAAGGAGGGGAGAAAAGCTCCTTGAGAAAGTCAGCACTTTTTATGTGCTCCATTTTGAAAAGGCAATCAACTAAGTAGTGAAGCGCAAGAAAAACAACACAATTTTGAAGATTGTAGGCATGTACAAACcactattttaaaacattttgagaaAAGCCAAAcagttgttatttttttgctaaGAAATCCGCAAAACTCTTACCTGGTACAACTTTCATAGATCTGTTATTCATGTAaactttctaaaatatttttataatttattggaTTAATACTATCCTAGCGTTACAAGTTCATCACTTATAATCTATAATTTACAGCGCTAGTCATATAGAACACacaaatttcttaatttgatacgtacaatattattttaatgtctaatttatttgataattaattttatttattatgtattcatatttcttgttattattgagttatttttgtattcctttgtagtttaatttaatttgtggtGATGGTGTAAAGTggttaaattcataaaataaagtaattggTTACAGTAAAGTAGCCCGTTTCGTTTATTCACTTCAGTCTTTATAAAAAGTGTTTGTACCTATTTTAGAAATAGACTGAAAATGTGTAGCCCATTTGTCTTAATATTAATACCTTGCCAGCAAGCTACATAAAAGCGTTGCCCATTGGcgaatatattataattaagtCCTTAAACAATGACCACCACACTAAGCAAATATTTGCGGGGTGGTAATCAGAGCAGCTTCCTAAGAAGATAAAAAGGGTTGATTTTGGGTGTCTTTTAAAACTCATAACGCGTCAGAACGTCTGGCTTTAATTCCAATTCGAAGTCAGGCTTCCCGTGCAGCAAAATCCTGCGAAATTTCTGGCAAGTTAATTTGCATGAAGTGGAGGGGCAGACAGGAAAAGGGCAGCGAGACAAATAAAGGCGCAACCGGTGAGAGAGTTCCCCGGTGGGGAAGAGCAAATATTAATCCGCAAAAAGGAATTGTCACAAATTGTGTGTCCGggctttccttttttcccaGAGGCGTAGCCCTTGTCCTTTCTCAGGGGCCACGTTCCGATGGCCCATCCGACCCCTTTTGGGCAGGCTGCTGTCCTGGGGTTTGGATTCGGGTTCTGGTCCGTCGCTCTGGTTTTTTCTCTGTTGGGGCAAACAACAGCTGCAGCCGGACCAAAAAGGACAAAAGGACTTTGGAGTTGCGTGGAGTGAAGTGGACTGAAGTGGAGTGGGgcggagtggagtggagtgggcTGGGGATCGCTGATTGTTTCAAATCGCAAGTTTGGCTTACCTTTTGGGGAATTAATTTGCCAAATAAACGCTGACAAAATGCAGGCAACTGGACAAGGACAAAGCCAAAAGGGCCGGCCGTGGCCAGAGATCCAACTAATAGGATTTTGATGATAGTTGCTCGGCtgtgcttccttttttttgtccGAGCACAGTCCTCCTTCTGGCACTGCAGTGTGGCTGCCATAATCAATTTTTGGCCAGTTTCGCCGGCCACTTCCCTCCCCGCCCCGAATCGCTGAGATGATTGCAGCTCGTGACCCATGAAATGAGTTTTGCCATGTGTGAGACCATTGCGAAGGGGAGGTGGGGTTAGTGGGTGAAATGGGCAGAAGAACGGCCAACTCAGCCGCAAAACCAAAAGCTGCGGCACATTTTGTATTCATGACTTTCTCTCTTAGTCTGCCCATAAATGCCAGGGTTACTGACAGCTGGAAAATGTTGCAACACTTTTTGTGTCCTTGGAAAAACTATGCCTCGCGAGTCAATCGAGTTCTTATTTAATATTGGTCCGCATAGGTCCTTCAGGATTGGTCGCATGGTTTAAAAACGCGtggtataaaaaaatcagCTTTGAAGACCTTTACCCAATGAAAATCATTAAACAGACCGCCAATtcttataacaaataaaacatttaatttcggTTAATATAAATGAGAGTTATTTAACTACACAACCCTTCCTGTCTGGCTAGAACCCAAGTGAAAAACTGTTGTGCTGCAGCCCTGATACTAAATAAATCTCCCTTTTTGTTGTCCATGAATTTCCTCTAGCCCCTTTTATGTATCTGTGATTGTGGTGgcattataattaatttcggtggcccaaatatgtaaatttttgaTTACGAGAGCAGTTAAcagaaatggaaaataatatgcataaatattacgcatacgcattGCCAGCGAATGCAGACTGCCCAAAAAACGGTTTCTGTTCCCTCTAAGCGGCTTAAATTGACAGGTTTCCACAAAGTGGAGCTTGTGGGAAAGGTGAGGGTTACGCTCCTCGTCGAGAGCATGTGTGACCATGCCGGACCTCGTCCAGTGAGTTCATCAACTGGACTGCAACTTTGACTCGTTATGACCGGGAAAACTTTCGGCTCGCTTGTTGTCCTTCGTTAGGATTTTTTATGCGCGACTTTTTGACTGCAACTTTCAATGAAATTCCATAATAGTTTTTGTGAGCGCTGGCAACTTTGCATAGATTAGCTGCAAACAGAACATAAAAAAGCAGGAAAGCGTTGGAAGGAAAAAGTTGCCTGCGGCATGGCGCTATGCTTTACTTTTGGTGCAATATTTAATTAGCGAGCAGCGGGGACAACTTTTTCAGAGTGCCTAATTAATCACTGTGGGTTTTTACGTTTTAATACGACTTTCTTATCACAGTAgtaaattgtttacttttcaCTTGTAAGTGAAATACGAAAAAATCAACAGTTAAATTTTGAGAAATCTAAGAAGTGCATTGCCTTCTACAGTCTGTAAAGTTTCCCATTCAAGCAAACCGCGATgtatatttaaactatttacaaGCCAAATTCCAGCCTACAAGTATATGACTTTGTCTCTAAACAGAAGCACGACAAGAAATCCAAGTAAATTTGCCCAGACCAAACAGAAGAGTTTGACTAAGTCTACGCCCAAAGAAAACCTATTAGTTGTGTGCTATATGAAACCGACGGGCCGAACCTAGCAAccaaaactataaatttgCCCCTTGGAGCGGGCAGATGACGGACGGGGCCAAGATGCTCGGAGGCAGGCAAAGTTTAGAATAAACACCAACAACGGCTCGAATTGCCGCCAGCCCAAACGTCCACATATCCATGGCCATATTCGTTTGCATGGATATACAGATCTGCGTGTGTTTGTTTTATGTAAAGAGTTTGTGGCAAATGCCCTGCCGAAGTCATCACCGGCGACTTAAGGCATCATCATTTTGGGGACACCCGggcaaataatttgaaaaaccAACATCTGACATTCAGAAGTCGCACGGCGACAATTTGCCCCAAAAGAAGACTTGCGTCAAAGTTTGCGTTGCATTTACGCCGCCCACATTCCTCCCCACTTCCCAACGCGATTGCTGCATTGAGGGGTTGGCCTTGAAAAGTCAGATTTGGAAAACACACTTTTGCCATTTTCGAAAATCGCACTTTGGTTCCTTGCTGGCTGTGTCCTTGTTTGCGCACTgtgctgctgttgctactTGAGCACTGAAGTAGATGAAAGGCTTTCGGGTTCTGCCAGGGCGTAGACCTGAACGCGAATCGGGGTTGTTGTTTGCTTTACGGCGGGTGCGGTGTCTTTTTTGCTACCATCCGACTCTAAACTCGTGTAGCTCGCAAAGCTCAAGTGTGTTTGCCAATTGAAATGCTAGACAAAGTATCTACATGAGAGCTGGCGAGGGCTGATGATGATGTCGATGAATGCCACAGATAGATAAATGGAAACAAATGGGGAAACTCGGTGGCGGGAAAAGAAAGCACTGTTTCAAGTGttgaaaaaacaattaatttaaagtttttgtggGGAATAATATTAGATGCCTGAAAGTGTGCAACACAATTCCTTCAATTCCAGATGGTTGTTTCGGGTCAAATGCGATTATTCTTCCATTTACCTCACAAATAAAGGTGTTATCCCTTATTTAGTTAATTGTCTCTTAATACCAAAGCTGGTTTTACTACATTTTTTCATCCCATAAGCAAAGAAAGCAGGTATACTTTGTGTAGCCGCTTTGTTGTCCTTTAAGCAAGTTTACCATTTTTAAGTCCACGCACACTACTTAATTATGATcattgtatttagtttttttcaaaattaatgaaagaGTTTCATAAAATTCCTTTAGTTTGGTCGAATGCGCAATGGGTACTGATACATATTTATTGCCGTTATGTAGCAAAAGCTACGTTTGCAACTGTCAATAAAAATGCTTAATAAAAGGGCACTTATGATGTTGCAGAAGACTAGATTTTCTTCGGTGgagaaaaattaaagctaTTCTCTTTCTCTAGTACGGTAAAGTGTAACCTTTATTTCTGAACATGGTAAATTCCTTTCCCTTAATCGTGAGGCCAAAACTTCAGCTCTTTCTTTTGACAGGTCAATGTGTCTTATAAGATCACCTATAGCATTTTGTGTGAACAGACTGGGAGTTTGCCATGCTGCAACATAATGTGTTTCGTGTTTTTCAACCCGGGTTGACTCATGGCTAAAAAGGCAGGAAGCTCTTGGGGCAAGTAGGTCATTAGAATACAGAATTGGTGTCCTCGTAGAATGTACATCCGGATACGtaatttatacccttgcagagggtattataatttcagtcagaagtttgcaacgcagtgaaggagacgtttccgaccctataaagtatatatattcttgatcagcatcactagtagagtcgatctagccatgtccgtctgtccgtccgcttgtccgtccgtctgtccgtctgtccgtccgtttatatgcaaactagtctctcagttttaaagctatctgcatgaaactttcccaaaagttttctttctattgcaggtagtatataagtcggaacgagccggatcggacgactatagcatatagctcccataggaacaatcggaaaaataaatgaaaaaaaattataactttgctgttttttaattttttgtttagttcttcgacatatagtaatggttgaatatttcagattatggtttaaatttcatcaaaatcggacgactatagcatatagctcccataggaacaatcggaaaaataaatgaaaaaattatataacttttctgttttttaattttttgtttagttcttcgacatatagcaatgtttaattatttcagaattatggtataaattttatcaaaatcggacgtctatagcatatagctcccatagaaataataaaaatatataaaataactatctaataattgagctgcaaatcatcatagtttcaatgttttttttagcacatactcaagtaaatcataatttaaatgttttcaaaagtatttaattaatgcaaaagctgcaagggtatatgaacttcggcttgccgaagtttgctttccttcttgttttagtttaaaataggCGAAGTATTTCCCTTTCACAACTCCGTTTAATGTGGCCCTAAACCTTTTTGGAACAAATTCGCCGAAAATATAGCAAAAGCAATTTGGGTCACATACAGAATATATACAGAAAATGTACTTTAACCAATACCTTTCTCCATTTCCAGT
This region includes:
- the LOC128259730 gene encoding circadian clock-controlled protein daywake isoform X1; the protein is MASLLERIVLLVALATCVVRGDDGFLTEPPDYIKECRIADRDFVNCSTHSIQQLFDKLNDGIPGLTSIKSFDPFHLNRIRITQGNSNAINLKVELANVKIVGFGHTHVLESQVFKKDYSWKTTFTLPQMKLQSDYSLFGRILLIPLNGKGQVFLDAENMTVTMHTKTRLYSKGGFTFYNVTSLHVDFKMDGLKSYFSNLFNGNKQLEDSTNKFFNDNWRMLADALYTVITQTIEDILLDVLKKIFHFIPANFFVSDIPTPEQLYGRAKPKPK
- the LOC128259730 gene encoding circadian clock-controlled protein daywake isoform X2; amino-acid sequence: MASLLERIVLLVALATCVVRGDDGFLTEPHYIKECRIADRDFVNCSTHSIQQLFDKLNDGIPGLTSIKSFDPFHLNRIRITQGNSNAINLKVELANVKIVGFGHTHVLESQVFKKDYSWKTTFTLPQMKLQSDYSLFGRILLIPLNGKGQVFLDAENMTVTMHTKTRLYSKGGFTFYNVTSLHVDFKMDGLKSYFSNLFNGNKQLEDSTNKFFNDNWRMLADALYTVITQTIEDILLDVLKKIFHFIPANFFVSDIPTPEQLYGRAKPKPK